From Palaemon carinicauda isolate YSFRI2023 unplaced genomic scaffold, ASM3689809v2 scaffold2674, whole genome shotgun sequence:
atgaagttttccagtcacaaattgatttgggaatcattgaaaaagttgaagattttgaagaatataaaaggaaatttccaaaatatttcttcattagccacagtcctgtaattaaagaagaaagagatactACGAAAGTAAGAGTTATTTACATGGCGAATCTTGCAGAAAAAAGATATGATGGCAGTAAAGGCATTAGTCTGAATCAATGTATTCACCCAGgttataacaagaattttaaaataagtgatgcatcgaccatgatgaggtttgacaagtttatacttggatttgatatttcaaaagcctttcatagattggccattgatgatgagaattcctcaaaatttctcttttattggtttaaggatgttgaatctagagattttacaccagttgtgtatcgctcaaagcgagtaatatttgggatgtctgtttctccatatctgttgcagtgctgtctttataaaatgctaatattggagacagatggtgatactgaagaaattcaggaattgaaaaaaagaatcttccaaggcagttatgttgataattttctaattggttgtgcagatgaagatgaagttgaaatggttcacagggaagccagtacaatatttgagcagcataaatttccattgcagcagtatgttactaattattctcaatttcagcgtgacattgactgtaaagttggcacagagactccacaagaggttaaaattcttggcatgtgctgggacagatataatgatgtactaaaggccacatgtgttaaattaaatgttgaagccaatactcttaggcagattttgagttcagtaatgagtatatttgatttgaataatactaacttgcctgttttaaacagatgtaagatcttcctcaggcaattacagtctgattatgtagataaatgggatacttctcttcatggtgctcagctaaatgaatggagaaacatagcttcacaattcaataatgatgaaaggctagagataccaagatatatgggtagcagaaagtctaattttgatataattgtaatgagtgatgcgagtaaaaactttattggatgtgttatttacttgcaggagagagattcaaagttggtatccttcgtatctgcccataataagattctgaataaaaatctgaaagggcgaactatgcctgtactcgaactcacagcagtagagtatgcattgcaaagggcttttgatctgtataaaatgctcacttcttgtattgtgcctattgcagttaatgacataatgttgttttcagattctacgattgccttaagttggctagctgattatgagaacttgagaacaaagcttcaaaagagaagtgtatatgtaaataatagaatcgcaaatattgtcgacctctgtaagtctacacactcggtgaagttagctcacgtaggatcaaatgaaaatggtgcagatttcacgactagattagtatccttctcaaagttaagaaactcttgttacttgaccggacccaagatgttacgggaagatttaaatttactagaatggcttgtaattcctaatccaggcatgattaatgatgtggatataccgaagctggttgtaaataaggcaagtgttgaagatatgtcagttggtacagttgttgatttaactaagtattcttcacttgacaaagcaattaaagtactaatgaaagttaagcttttcataaacaaattaagattaagaataaattctaagagccagcagtcaattgccttattagatgcaagctacaaaaaatgcagtaatgatttgctaaagcttgatcaacagaattgctttccagatttacaagattttttcactTCAAAACGGAAAGCAAAAAAGTGTATTCCTGAGCTAGTTAGTAGAATGAATGTATTTTGTGACACTGATGGTATTCTTAGAGTAAAATGTAAAATGGGAAAGATGTCTAAAGGTATGATGTCGAGAACTCCAATACTCATTAGTAATAATAGCGATTTCGGTAGAATACTGATAATGGACACTCACGTGAAGTTTAATCACTCGGGTACTTACTATGTGCTACATAAATTGAAACCGGCATTTTTTTGCTCAAGGGATTTTCAACAGTTAAGAAGGTTGTGAATGAATGTTACCACTGTAAACGTTTTAATAGTAGACCAgttaaagttaatgctaatgactatagagagtggaatgtgaatcccataaagaggtttttttctgtatgtttcattgattactttggaccatatttcacaaggtatggaaatgacaaagttaaaacctatggggtaatttttaaatgtatttggtctcacatgattaatgttgaaatagtgacttcagctgattctaaaggatttttattggcttttcaaaatcatgtttacaactatggtttgcctaacaaagtattttcagattctggctcaaatcttggtggtgcattcacatggattgaggaatgtctgaaagcaagtgaggtgcaggaattcttcaatcagaggggtgtcgatgtcactgaattttcacagtatcctcgtggttctctgaatcgtggtattggaggtatcatagagtccggagttggtctggtaagaaagttaatacagggagcaatccataataatattctagattttctggaattttctcatgtaattAAACAATGCATATGTTACGCTAATAAGAAACCCATTTCTGAACTTGGCGCATTAAGGGAACAGAATGTGAATGATGATTTTCAGGTGCTGTCACCAGAGTTTTTGAAATTTGGATATGATACACaggttatggaatgtatatatcacgaaggtcaacttgatgattatgactcttctgacttgggtaaggactttcggcgtttaattcatattaaagagaaattgcgtaatagttatcacaatgaatttttatttggattgcaagatcaggcaactaaatacagaggtaaatattaccctagggagcacgttaaaatatcaaaaggtgacatagtcttgataaaagattcaatggttaaggctcccaattaccctttagctagagttcttgatgttatttataattctcttggtgaggctgttcaagtacaattggtcaagggtaataaaagtgttgtctttagggatatatcgtctgttattcttttggttaaaggtgatgggttaagtgattctcatattgaacagttagatttaaattttgtacctcagagtgattctaatgttgtttctaatgacaatattgcaagaattcaacggggggctgctttggtttgttctgagaagaataagcagctagctcaatctggtcttgtatagaaatttaaatttaaatccgcggggggcagattgaaaaaacttcaaattattaatttgaatatttaagtattgatacatttggcatacagaagtgtcgctaattgcccctttgcttttagatagtaactacaatacagtagttatatccagttatatctgcctgccgttaacgtcgttgtgaagttttttcacacagacccagtcttcagcaaccttactcgggagtgaggaggagcagctctctttccctctcttccattattcaagtggattttaggatttatacaaacgctggattaactattatggatttttcctctaccatggaaataagtacatactaattcatcgaggatgggatccggacgctgcttagcgatgatcgtctgttgaatgattttttccacactcgccagaactgttatcgcaacagggtaagcacaaggggctttaatgcttgttcttgcgttacatattctatatgccagtgttttgagaataatttcaagtattttaattaattaaattcttactagattgaacctgtgatttctatgcagtctataaatttatttaagtatttgacaactcgttaaatttgctagttgttttactgataatttgagagctgttgtgatttagtggtgatttgagcaaatatttacgtgagtgatttcgtgattagttaattgctgttttcggtgattcgttgatttcaagattttgatttatatgaaaattgtagattttag
This genomic window contains:
- the LOC137636292 gene encoding uncharacterized protein isoform X1; the encoded protein is MSVSPYLLQCCLYKMLILETDGDTEEIQELKKRIFQGSYVDNFLIGCADEDEVEMVHREASTIFEQHKFPLQQYVTNYSQFQRDIDCKVGTETPQEVKILGMCWDRYNDVLKATCVKLNVEANTLRQILSSVMSIFDLNNTNLPVLNRCKIFLRQLQSDYVDKWDTSLHGAQLNEWRNIASQFNNDERLEIPRYMGSRKSNFDIIVMSDASKNFIGCVIYLQERDSKLVSFVSAHNKILNKNLKGRTMPVLELTAVEYALQRAFDLYKMLTSCIVPIAVNDIMLFSDSTIALSWLADYENLRTKLQKRSVYVNNRIANIVDLCKSTHSVKLAHVGSNENGADFTTRLVSFSKLRNSCYLTGPKMLREDLNLLEWLVIPNPGMINDVDIPKLVVNKASVEDMSVGTVVDLTKYSSLDKAIKVLMKVKLFINKLRLRINSKSQQSIALLDASYKKCSNDLLKLDQQNCFPDLQDFFTSKRKAKKCIPELVSRMNVFCDTDGILRVKCKMGKMSKGMMSRTPILISNNSDFGRILIMDTHVKFNHSGTYYVLHKLKPAFFCSRDFQQLRRL
- the LOC137636292 gene encoding uncharacterized protein isoform X2: MINVEIVTSADSKGFLLAFQNHVYNYGLPNKVFSDSGSNLGGAFTWIEECLKASEVQEFFNQRGVDVTEFSQYPRGSLNRGIGGIIESGVGLVRKLIQGAIHNNILDFLEFSHVIKQCICYANKKPISELGALREQNVNDDFQVLSPEFLKFGYDTQVMECIYHEGQLDDYDSSDLGKDFRRLIHIKEKLRNSYHNEFLFGLQDQATKYRGKYYPREHVKISKGDIVLIKDSMVKAPNYPLARVLDVIYNSLGEAVQVQLVKGNKSVVFRDISSVILLVKGDGLSDSHIEQLDLNFVPQSDSNVVSNDNIARIQRGAALVCSEKNKQLAQSGLV